In Solea senegalensis isolate Sse05_10M linkage group LG18, IFAPA_SoseM_1, whole genome shotgun sequence, a single window of DNA contains:
- the LOC122759658 gene encoding small integral membrane protein 5-like, with amino-acid sequence MDVKEEMMEILEKMLSKLLDLPRANVLDQRAFVVVVLFVAMFIFMIILPCVYCCYQEKTKQQASSSVQPLEPEPV; translated from the exons ATGGACGTGAAAGAGGAGATGATGGAAATTCTTGAAAAGATGTTGAGCAAACTTCTGGATCTACCACGAGCCAATGTTCTGGATCAGAGAGCTTTCGTGGTGGTCGTCCTCTTCGTTG CCATGTTCATCTTCATGATCATACTGCCCTGTGTCTACTGCTGCTACCAggagaagacaaaacaacaggccTCCTCCAGTGTCCAGCCTCTCGAACCTGAACCCGTCTGA
- the LOC122759697 gene encoding SAP30-binding protein: MAGARKSAQLSSLVDYGGDTDPDSDPESDETGGHVGALVYHYNEDDLNRTEDLDDKDYGDEESRESNSEMEESDEGRDADDVEMSEAEKKDPNELVALFSEKVRSMSPDEIRIPPEPPGRCSSQLQEKIHKLYERKLHGDFDINNHIQQKKEFRNPSIYEKLIQFCGIDELGTNYPKDMFDPHGWSEDSYYESLAKAQKVEMDKLEKAKKERTKIEFVTGTKKGANPSNTSASTTSNSTNTTATEAQKRKSKWDSAIPVTLAQPTLITTTANLPAVVSVTTTASGTKTTVISAVGTILKKAKQ, from the exons ATGGCGGGCGCTAGAAAGAGTGCTCAACTTTCCTCTTTGGTAGACTATGGGGGCGACACAGATCCCGACTCTGACCCTGAATCAGATGAGACAG GAGGTCATGTTGGGGCACTGGTGTATCACTATAATGAGGATGACCTGAACCGAACAGAGGATCTAGATGACAAGGACTATGGCGATGAAGAAAGTAGAGAAAGCAACTCG GAAATGGAAGAATCTGACGAGGGGAGGGACGCAGATGATGTTGAG ATGTcggaagcagaaaaaaaagaccccAATGAGCTTGTTG CTCTATTCTCAGAGAAGGTGAGGAGCATGTCGCCTGATGAGATCAGGATCCCCCCGGAACCTCCTGGACGCTGCTCCAGCCAACTACAG GAGAAGATCCACAAGCTGTATGAGAGGAAGCTCCACGGAGATTTCGACATAAACAACCACATCCAGCAAAAGAAAGAGTTTAGAAACCCAAG tatTTACGAGAAGCTCATTCAGTTCTGTGGTATAGATGAACTTGGAACCAACTACCCTAAAGATATGTTTGATCCTCATGGCTGGTCAGAAGACTCCTATTATGAATCTCTGG CTAAAGCCCAGAAAGTGGAAATGGACAAACTGGAGAAAGCCAAGAAGGAGCGGACAAAG ATTGAGTTTGTCACGGGCACGAAGAAGGGCGCCAACCCCTCCAACACGTCAGCATCCACCACCAGCAACAGCACCAACACCACAGCCACAG AAGCCCAGAAGCGGAAAAGCAAGTGGGACTCTGCGATCCCCGTGACCCTGGCCCAGCCCACCCTCATCACCACCACCGCCAACCTGCCCGCCGTCGTCTCGGTGACCACCACCGCCAGCGGCACCAAAACCACAGTCATCTCCGCGGTCGGCACCATCCTGAAGAAAGCAAAGCAGTGA